The Periophthalmus magnuspinnatus isolate fPerMag1 chromosome 19, fPerMag1.2.pri, whole genome shotgun sequence region TCAATCATGAGGTGCTCGTATATCTGCGTTTTTCCCTTGAAGCTGGACGCAAAAAGAAAGATGCGCTCATCGATAGCAGCCAGCGCGAACCCTCTTGGGGCTTGGATGTTCAGCTCCTGGGATGAGACAAAGTGGCCCCTCTTAGTGTCCCATTGGTAGACCTGTGTCAGAGAGTAGTCGCTGCCCAGGATGGCGTACTGCCAGTTGCCGATGGTGACAGGCTGAAACACCATGGAGCCGCGAGAGGGGAATGTCTGGACCTCTTTGAACATGGCTCCGTCCCAGCGCATCACCTTGGAGTCCCCAATGAATCTTGTCAGGCAGATAAACAGCTCACCTTTAAAAAAGAGACAGTGGACAAGTTGTTTGCTGTTGCATTCAGGGAAACGCGAGGGTTATGCAAGAGGTTATCTCAATGTCCGAAACATTGCATCTgaaaatgcaaatacaaataGTCAATATTGAAAGAATTTAAAGCTTTTTTGTACAGGTTTATTCACATTTGATCTAATAACTCTCTTAGTCATGGCCAATGAGCATTCTGATACATCAGGGTACTACTATCATGTCACTTTGTGTCCCATGTCAACATTTCTAAGGTGTCACAGGTCAGCACATGTTCAACTCAATTTAATTTCTTTTCTAACATTTGTAACATTTAACAATTTTAGTCTTCTAATGCTTTTATGATAAGCATGAGTCACCTattacatttgaacatgtttattttaagggATTTCTTGAATAAACTCATACAAAGATGTAATAGTCTCAATGTGAAGTGTTCAGTTGATTAGTTCAGCTGATGAGGTTATATTATCCTACCTTTTGTCACGTCAAATAAATATTTGCTAATCTTTAGGACATTACtataaattacattttacaaacagtATGCAACTATCTAGCCCAAAAAATAGACtggaaaaagcatgttttttgttgttttttggttgcaaaattttaactttttaatgtaatgtgtcacctccagaaagttacatactgtaggtGGATGATGAGACAAAAATCATAACATTGTATTCGTTTGTGATTTGTAGGTTTTGTGATCaatcatttgtttttaaaaaaacaaatatttagctACTACTACGCTACTGGCAGCAGTTGTTATTGGTAATGGCATATGTATTGGCAgctgaactgaaaaagctggattggtacATCCATACATTGGTCCTCAATGGTTATGTAAACACCTTAAGCAATAATGAGTGCATTGCCCTGTGCAGAGATCTACAGATGAATTGTCCAGTTTGTCAAAGGTAGAAATGcaactctgacctttgacccgaaAGTGCTTGACCGAGAACACATCCTCCATGTCGGGTATGTCCGTGCGGCGGTCAAACAGCTTCATGATGCGGTTCCATTGGTACACCACAGGCCTCTGGGAGCTGCTGGACAGGATCAGGTGAGGCTTTCCGGACATCTCCACATACTCCACATCTGTGTCCCGGTACCAGGGGTGGAGGGACTGGTGAGAGTAGAAGCCATTACCGTTCCACTTATACACTGTGGTGGAGCCAGCCTGCAGAGAAAAGGAAATCCATTTGGGTATTTTAGAGCATTTGGTAAAACAGAGCATCTgtgaacattgataacagaaAACAGGGTTAATAACCTTTTCATACAGAACTGTGGTAATTGgctaattaaaaaaatcaccaaTTACCACCTAAAAGGTTTCGTaattaaagtaataatatttacaatgcatttatatataaaggTTGATCTATagtgactgaaggcttctagatAACGATATGAATGAATTTCTTCTTTCTTGCCACCATTGTCACcatttttgttataaaatgcCTTTTGCCGTATGTTTTAGAGTCCGTAGTCCagataaaaatgattaaaatactCAACAATTAGTCAATTAGCCACAATTACAATACAACTGTAGTTGTAATATtcctatttaaaaatatatattctcaACGAATTATACAATTTTAACTTATATTATAAATGTATCATGTATCACCTTAGTAACCAAAcatttcataataaaatttttttcacaaatttctAAACTTTGCACATCatctgaaaaaatgtactttccaTGAATGGAGTGAGGGGTGTGACACAAGTCCTTAGACAAGATAGACAGAATATATGAATATGGTGAGTTAAACAAGGTAAACTCACCTTGGAGCTGTCAGCGATAATGAAGAAAGATTCCCCATCGATCACAAACGTTTCGATGTCATTGGGCTTACGGATCTTCAGGATGTCGATGTCCTGGATCTTGATGAACTTATTCGCAGATATGTCACGCTTGTAAATGTGGGAACCCCCAAACAACTGAGCCACAATGATAAAGAGGTGGTTGTCGATGACCATGGGCTTGCAGACTACAGTAGAGGTGCCTGGAaggcaaaacatgcaaaatttgtattattttatatagtgACACACTTTAGGGCTGCTCAGTTAGGAGAGGAGAATCGGACCGATAGTCGAatctcggattcaggaggagcagtacggttttcgtcctggtcgcagaacactggaccacctctatactctccatcgggtcctcgagggttcatgggagtttgcccaaccagtccacatgtgttttgtggacctggagaaggcattcgaccgtgtccttcgtggtgtcctttggggggtgcacTGGGaatatg contains the following coding sequences:
- the lgi1b gene encoding leucine-rich glioma-inactivated protein 1b isoform X2, whose amino-acid sequence is MGYPEKRWGVGWTLLVWVAVMCLVLADGRRLRQPRCPIGCSCTKDNALCENVRSVPHTFPSDVVSLSFVKSGFNEISAGSFVHTPALQLLFIENNKIASISPFAFRGLKTLIHLSLAYNNLDTLPKDVFRGMEALTKVDLRGNNLVCDCKLKWLVEWMHQTNATLDEIHCSGPPSHQGRKINDLLPHSFDCITAEFASYQSLKFESISVEAFTFGMDQFVVFAQPFAGTCSFLEWDHVEMNFRSFDTIESTSTVVCKPMVIDNHLFIIVAQLFGGSHIYKRDISANKFIKIQDIDILKIRKPNDIETFVIDGESFFIIADSSKAGSTTVYKWNGNGFYSHQSLHPWYRDTDVEYVEMSGKPHLILSSSSQRPVVYQWNRIMKLFDRRTDIPDMEDVFSVKHFRVKGELFICLTRFIGDSKVMRWDGAMFKEVQTFPSRGSMVFQPVTIGNWQYAILGSDYSLTQVYQWDTKRGHFVSSQELNIQAPRGFALAAIDERIFLFASSFKGKTQIYEHLMIDLSN